The DNA segment CTGTTTTCAAATTGTTGTGATTTTTCAAAAGCATTTCCTGTTTGCAATTTCTTATCTCTCATTAGCTTTTTCCATACTCAACCATGACTCGGCATCTATCTCAACTAATTTTTGAGATTTTAAGAATTGTAAAAGGCCAGCCATATCTAAAGTCCGATAATGGTCTTCAATTTGTAATGCTTTAGGCAGAAATCTAAAAAATGCACCTGAACCAAGATTGTCTTCTAATCTTAAAAGATGTTCACTAATTACTTCACGAATTGAAGATTCTTTGGGAATAGGAAAAGTAATTGGTTCTACCTTTTGTTGAGGAAATATAAACAATAAACCCGACACATCGGTTATTTTGAATCCTTCTTTCAGTAAAGCATTTTTTAAGATAAAAGAGTAAAGTCCACCCAAAAGATGAATAATATGAACTTGTTTATTCTCAATAAAATAGGGAAAACCGTTAATGTTCTCAACGCATTTAGAAAATAGTCTTTTCAAAAAGAGCGGAATCATTTTATAATGATAGCCAATTGTGCCCGTCCCTTCAAAAACTTTGGTAGTGCCTGAAGCATCTTTGAGGTATTTAACAAATACCTTACGCTCTTTTTCTTCCAATCGTAATAGTTCATAAGTCTTACCACCGAGAATAAAGCGTTCGCTTAAATAAAAGACCTGACCTAAAAATGTGCCAGTTTCAGCATTATAAACTGAATAAGAACCAAAACTTTTTTCTTGAAGATTGGAATGAATTTTGCCGAACTCAATCTTCTTTTCTAATTTATCCGTGAGAAAATAGATATCTTTTTTAACGGCACTGATATATTCAGTTTCTACTAAGTGATTAAAAACCTCATATTTAATCTCTGGTGCATCCGATAGATAATTTTGGGTAATATTCATAAATGCGTCATAAGTTAAGCCAATGCGTCTTCTCTGAAAAGCATAAGAAAAGATTACTTGCGGTAAAATTGAAATTGAAGGAATATAATTTCGTTCATAAAGCAAACCTTGTTTAGCACATTCAAAGAAGATTTCAAACTGGATTTTTTCTAATAAAGAGGTATAAATACCAATTGCAAAGAGATAATTCTCTCTGCGGCGATTACCTCGTCCGATTCTTTGTAAAAGTGAGCTGACATTATATGGCGGACGATAAAGCACAACACAATCAATATCACCAATATCAATACCCAGTTCTAAAGTAGAAGTTGCACAAAGTATTCCCCTGCTTTCACGATTCATTAGTTGTTCTACTTGTTCACGCTCTTTACGAGATAGTGACGAATGGTGCACCCAAACAGGATAAGGTGCAGGAATTCTTTTCAGAGTCTGAAGAAATCCTTCAGCCAAACTTCGGGCATTAAAGAACCAAAGAATCTTTCTGAATTCGTTCTTAGTAAAATAGTCTAACAATTGATGGATGAAATTATCCTTGCCGTAGACAAGTTTGTAATCAAGTTCTCGCGGTTGTTGGACACAAATGACCCTAATATTATTCGGCTCAGCAAAATAACGTTCAGCGATTGTTAAATCATCAATGGTTGCAGAAAGTGCAGTATATTGTAATTTATCTGTAATGCCAAGACTTTTTCTTAATCGTTCCAGACGATTTAATAAGATTCTTAATTGGTCACCTCGTGGTGTCTTATCTAATAGATGTAATTCGTCTAAAATGACACCATAAAGATTAGTAAATATTTTAGGATGCCGACAGAGCATGGAGTCAAAGGATTCTGGAGTTGTGATTAACATAAAGGGTAAGTCGGTCTCTTTAATTGTCGGATAATCTCCGGTCTTTCTATCTAACTTCAAATCCAGATACTCAAGTTTATCAACCAGTCGTCGATATAAATCATTAACTAAGGCACGGGTAGGTGAAATGTATAAGATGGCTAATTTATTTGGTTTGGTTTTAAGTGCATTTTCAATCATCGGTGCAACCACAGCCTCAGTTTTGCCTGTGGCTGCTGGTGAGATAACCAAAACATCTTTACCATTAATAATTTCAGGAATTGCCTTTATTTGTACTTCAGTAAATCGACCAAAATGGCCAAAGAATGGAAAATAAGTGCGTATTAATAATTCTTTGACTGACTTCATATTATGACTTGTTAACCGGTTATCCGTAATTAGACGATTGACTTTTTGCTACTGGATTTTCGACCAATTCTGAGCACATCTAAACTTTCGACACTAAACTTAATAAAGTATCGAATACCATTATCTGCCTGTCGTAAAGCATTACTTAAAATCTGGTTTTTGGTCTGGTCCGATAATATAAAATCAGGATAGGCAATTTTGTAATATTTTACCAAGGCTTCATAGCAATTTCTTAAGTCTTCTCGTTTTAAGGGAGATAAGGATATGATATTTCGGCAGAGATTTTTAAGCCGAATTGTTTGTGGTTCTGGTGTTGTGGCTAAGACCAAAAGCACATAGGCATCTTTATAAATATACGGCGTGGGTCTAACTTGGTTGTGAATCAAGCGAGAGTCGATAGTTTTTAAGGTTGGGTCATTTTGTGCCAAGCGAATGAGACCTTCTAAAAAGTTGACCCCGCGTTCATAAAAGAAATTATCCCATAAAAAGGCAATCGTTTCAACTTCATCTAATAATAACACCAGACCATTATATTTCAAACTTCTGATTAAATAAGAAAGACCAGAGATAAGATAGCAATAAAAATCCGATGCTGTCGAAAAATCATATAGGGCAGGAATGTTATAAGCGCCAGAAATACGATAAGGCATAGTAAATGGTCTTTCACCTTTTTTTGTGATACCGGTAGCATATTCTTTGGTGCTTTCGGCTTCAATCCACTGCCAAAAGACCTCGGCTTTTAGACTATGATGGTCAATTTTGCTTAACCGAGAGAGAACCGGAGCAAAAAAGATATGGTCCTGAATCCCAAGATAATTAGGCGGGCCGTATTCTTTCGTTGCAAAGCGCATTAATTCCCGAAAGCCAGCCTCACGATTACTATTAGAATGGTCCTTAATTAAATACCTTAAATTAGCAAGCATTTCTCGGTAGATTCGTTTGGGTCGGGCAGGCTGAGTTTCATCTAATGAAAGCTCAATCAAACTGACTACAAAATTCTTTTTTAAGGCTTGGGCACGAATATACTCTAAAAGATGCGATTTTCCAGTTCCGTATTCACCTTCAAAAATAATGACACCACCTTGGCCATCAGTTAATTTATTTAGTGCGGAAGTAACTAAATTAATCTCTTTGTCTCGACCAAAAGTAAAATCGGCAACATCTTCCATTGGCACAATCCCTAATC comes from the candidate division WOR-3 bacterium genome and includes:
- a CDS encoding ATP-binding protein, which translates into the protein MRVSHPVFGSGDLLTTRKSSAGPQIECLVQFDSGLRLWIPASRIEGIPEELLQELKPFEELKGEALKIKAHRMIEAFRLGIVPMEDVADFTFGRDKEINLVTSALNKLTDGQGGVIIFEGEYGTGKSHLLEYIRAQALKKNFVVSLIELSLDETQPARPKRIYREMLANLRYLIKDHSNSNREAGFRELMRFATKEYGPPNYLGIQDHIFFAPVLSRLSKIDHHSLKAEVFWQWIEAESTKEYATGITKKGERPFTMPYRISGAYNIPALYDFSTASDFYCYLISGLSYLIRSLKYNGLVLLLDEVETIAFLWDNFFYERGVNFLEGLIRLAQNDPTLKTIDSRLIHNQVRPTPYIYKDAYVLLVLATTPEPQTIRLKNLCRNIISLSPLKREDLRNCYEALVKYYKIAYPDFILSDQTKNQILSNALRQADNGIRYFIKFSVESLDVLRIGRKSSSKKSIV
- a CDS encoding DEAD/DEAH box helicase; this translates as MKSVKELLIRTYFPFFGHFGRFTEVQIKAIPEIINGKDVLVISPAATGKTEAVVAPMIENALKTKPNKLAILYISPTRALVNDLYRRLVDKLEYLDLKLDRKTGDYPTIKETDLPFMLITTPESFDSMLCRHPKIFTNLYGVILDELHLLDKTPRGDQLRILLNRLERLRKSLGITDKLQYTALSATIDDLTIAERYFAEPNNIRVICVQQPRELDYKLVYGKDNFIHQLLDYFTKNEFRKILWFFNARSLAEGFLQTLKRIPAPYPVWVHHSSLSRKEREQVEQLMNRESRGILCATSTLELGIDIGDIDCVVLYRPPYNVSSLLQRIGRGNRRRENYLFAIGIYTSLLEKIQFEIFFECAKQGLLYERNYIPSISILPQVIFSYAFQRRRIGLTYDAFMNITQNYLSDAPEIKYEVFNHLVETEYISAVKKDIYFLTDKLEKKIEFGKIHSNLQEKSFGSYSVYNAETGTFLGQVFYLSERFILGGKTYELLRLEEKERKVFVKYLKDASGTTKVFEGTGTIGYHYKMIPLFLKRLFSKCVENINGFPYFIENKQVHIIHLLGGLYSFILKNALLKEGFKITDVSGLLFIFPQQKVEPITFPIPKESSIREVISEHLLRLEDNLGSGAFFRFLPKALQIEDHYRTLDMAGLLQFLKSQKLVEIDAESWLSMEKANER